In Stieleria varia, one genomic interval encodes:
- a CDS encoding sulfatase-like hydrolase/transferase, translating into MHRIALCLTLLLAVSAADVAADAPNVVILLADDLGWNAVGYHNDEFQTPNIDALVAGGVELDRFYVAPMCSPTRAGLMTGLYPIRFGCARAVIPPQRDYGLPTEQITVAEVLEKIGYENRGVFGKWHLGHRRAKWHPLNQGFTHFHGHYNGAIDYFELTRENVRDWHTNYEPSDEQGYSTDLIAAAASQWITQSAKSDAPYFCYVPFNAPHSPFQAPEDAIARFRSPDSNSDGGNKRGRKGQSYKGQANKERDREVYAAMIWQMDQGIGQILKAIEDSGEAENTIVWFMSDNGGVGGLRELNEPLRGSKLTVYEGGIRVPACIRWPKRLLAGDKSHDIFGYIDVLPTLIAAAGADQWDLMQKPLDGTNILPVLMGLGKNPAWGIIADRPWFSYHGQSGEQDEHLAVTLDGWKLKVNGPRLRSLKQLTDGTNRVELFHLSADLLEKSDVKAMHPDKVQQLGEMLIEHRTLQPADGVPPYGVGKQGFVPPANWAVDPKSPDKLVGTDG; encoded by the coding sequence GCAGTCTCCGCCGCTGACGTTGCTGCGGATGCACCCAACGTCGTCATCCTGTTGGCCGATGACTTGGGGTGGAATGCGGTCGGGTATCACAACGATGAATTCCAGACCCCGAACATCGACGCGTTGGTCGCCGGCGGTGTAGAGCTGGATCGGTTCTATGTCGCGCCGATGTGCTCACCGACACGCGCCGGATTGATGACGGGGTTGTATCCGATTCGGTTCGGTTGTGCCCGAGCCGTGATTCCTCCGCAAAGAGACTACGGACTGCCGACGGAGCAGATCACTGTTGCGGAGGTGCTTGAGAAAATCGGCTACGAAAACCGTGGCGTTTTTGGCAAATGGCACTTGGGCCATCGTCGTGCAAAATGGCATCCACTCAATCAAGGCTTCACGCACTTTCACGGTCACTACAACGGCGCGATCGACTACTTTGAATTGACACGCGAGAACGTTCGAGACTGGCACACCAACTATGAGCCATCGGACGAACAAGGCTACTCGACGGATTTGATTGCCGCAGCCGCATCGCAGTGGATCACTCAATCGGCGAAGTCTGACGCACCGTACTTTTGCTATGTCCCCTTCAACGCGCCGCATTCTCCCTTTCAAGCCCCCGAGGATGCGATCGCTCGATTCCGGTCCCCCGACTCGAACAGTGACGGTGGAAACAAACGCGGCAGGAAAGGTCAGTCATACAAAGGTCAGGCAAACAAGGAACGCGATCGAGAAGTCTATGCGGCAATGATTTGGCAGATGGACCAAGGGATCGGTCAGATTCTTAAAGCGATCGAGGACAGTGGCGAAGCGGAGAACACAATCGTTTGGTTCATGAGCGACAACGGCGGCGTCGGTGGTTTGCGAGAATTGAACGAACCGCTGCGTGGCAGCAAGCTGACCGTTTACGAAGGCGGAATCCGGGTGCCGGCATGCATTCGCTGGCCGAAACGATTGTTGGCTGGTGACAAATCGCACGACATCTTTGGATACATCGATGTCTTGCCGACCTTGATCGCGGCGGCAGGTGCCGACCAGTGGGATCTGATGCAGAAACCGCTCGATGGCACCAACATCTTGCCGGTCCTGATGGGACTGGGAAAGAATCCGGCTTGGGGAATCATTGCGGATCGACCGTGGTTTTCCTACCACGGCCAAAGCGGCGAGCAGGACGAGCATCTTGCCGTCACATTGGACGGGTGGAAATTGAAAGTCAACGGACCTCGCTTGCGGTCCTTGAAGCAATTGACCGACGGCACCAACCGCGTCGAACTGTTTCATCTCTCAGCGGACTTGTTGGAGAAGTCCGACGTCAAGGCGATGCATCCCGACAAAGTTCAACAGTTGGGCGAGATGTTGATCGAGCATCGGACACTTCAGCCCGCGGACGGCGTGCCGCCCTACGGCGTGGGCAAACAAGGGTTTGTCCCGCCAGCGAATTGGGCCGTGGATCCCAAATCCCCCGACAAACTGGTCGGCACCGACGGTTGA
- a CDS encoding nucleoside hydrolase, whose protein sequence is MHDRVCWSGLLGFALVTAWIATDDLQGREPIPVIFDTDIAGDVDDVLALAMLHTLADRNECRIAAVTVSKTHPLNAPMVDAINHFYGRPDIPIGVTKGDYPRESKYVGLASQRDKGHVRYPHDLMRSEDAPDAVKTLRETLAAADDGGMVLIQVGLAVNVADLLESSPDEISPLTGVELVRRKVKLFSVMAGAFNPVDGEPHYLEANVRNQVPSMQRMVKQWPAEVAVIWSDFNIGIHARYPRESIARDFDYLEHHIVRESYMLHSGPNHDRPSWDLTSVLYAVRPSDGYFGLSSPGSVTVADDGFTEFANSKGGNHRYLTMDATQAARVIEVQRTLVSQPPAN, encoded by the coding sequence ATGCATGATCGAGTGTGTTGGAGTGGATTGCTGGGGTTCGCGTTGGTGACCGCTTGGATTGCCACCGATGATCTACAGGGACGCGAACCAATTCCCGTGATCTTTGACACCGACATTGCGGGAGACGTCGACGATGTGCTGGCGTTGGCAATGTTGCACACGCTGGCGGATCGCAATGAATGCCGCATTGCGGCGGTCACGGTTTCCAAAACACATCCGCTCAACGCTCCGATGGTCGATGCCATCAATCACTTTTACGGCCGCCCCGACATCCCGATCGGCGTGACCAAAGGTGATTACCCACGCGAGAGCAAGTACGTGGGGCTGGCAAGTCAGCGTGACAAGGGACACGTGCGATACCCGCACGACTTGATGCGCAGCGAGGATGCCCCCGACGCGGTCAAGACGCTGCGTGAAACGCTGGCCGCTGCGGATGACGGTGGCATGGTGCTGATCCAAGTCGGACTTGCCGTGAACGTGGCGGATCTGTTGGAAAGTTCGCCCGATGAAATCAGTCCGTTGACGGGTGTGGAGCTGGTTCGACGCAAAGTGAAGCTGTTTTCGGTGATGGCGGGCGCTTTCAATCCGGTCGACGGCGAGCCGCATTACTTAGAAGCCAATGTGCGAAACCAAGTGCCATCGATGCAGCGGATGGTCAAGCAATGGCCGGCCGAGGTCGCGGTGATCTGGAGCGATTTCAACATCGGGATCCATGCTCGATATCCTCGCGAAAGTATCGCGAGGGACTTTGATTATCTGGAGCATCACATCGTCCGTGAATCCTACATGCTGCACAGCGGCCCCAACCATGATCGCCCCAGTTGGGACTTGACCAGCGTGTTGTATGCCGTGCGTCCCAGTGATGGGTACTTTGGGTTGTCGTCGCCCGGATCGGTGACCGTAGCCGACGACGGGTTTACCGAGTTCGCAAACTCGAAAGGCGGCAACCATCGCTATCTGACCATGGATGCGACTCAAGCTGCGCGGGTGATCGAAGTTCAACGGACGCTGGTCAGCCAACCGCCAGCCAACTAG
- a CDS encoding ABC transporter permease — protein MKHKHFRSAVLQYGGLTAVLALLIVFFGLGTGSFFQLSTVRLIASQIPELTLVAVGMTLVLVVGQIDLSVGSVMALSGAVLGVLMANHGWPLWATIPACLMTGAICGFATGAISTWFRIPSFIVSLGMLEIARGATQRLLDSQVLTIGSEVAPISEPIARLGLSPAFLIALVAVFAAQFLLTRTVFGRYCVAIGTNAEAVRMSGIRTEPYAIGVFVISGLLCGIAGLAPTSLMEASDPGAGSGIELSAIAACVIGGTSLMGGRGNAISSFLGVIIIAVLQTGLSRMSVEDENKQIITGAVIIVAVLLDTVRRSLGQKNA, from the coding sequence ATGAAACACAAACACTTCCGATCTGCCGTCTTGCAGTACGGTGGCTTGACCGCCGTGCTTGCACTGCTGATTGTCTTTTTTGGTTTGGGCACAGGTAGTTTTTTTCAGCTCAGCACCGTGCGACTGATCGCCAGCCAGATTCCTGAATTGACATTGGTCGCGGTTGGGATGACGTTGGTGCTGGTCGTCGGGCAGATCGATTTGTCGGTGGGCAGCGTGATGGCGTTATCCGGCGCGGTGCTGGGAGTGCTGATGGCGAATCATGGGTGGCCGCTCTGGGCCACCATCCCGGCGTGCTTGATGACCGGTGCAATTTGCGGATTCGCAACGGGCGCAATCTCGACATGGTTTCGAATTCCGTCGTTCATTGTTTCTCTCGGGATGCTGGAGATCGCGCGCGGGGCCACACAGCGGTTGCTCGACTCACAAGTGCTGACGATCGGATCGGAGGTCGCACCGATCAGCGAACCGATTGCCCGTTTGGGGCTCTCGCCTGCATTCTTGATCGCGTTGGTCGCTGTCTTTGCCGCCCAGTTCCTGCTGACCCGCACCGTGTTCGGACGCTACTGCGTTGCGATCGGGACCAACGCGGAAGCCGTCCGTATGTCGGGAATTCGAACGGAGCCCTACGCGATCGGCGTGTTTGTGATTTCGGGTTTGCTATGTGGCATCGCGGGCTTGGCGCCGACCTCTCTGATGGAAGCATCCGATCCAGGTGCCGGTAGCGGCATCGAACTCTCAGCGATCGCTGCCTGCGTGATCGGAGGCACGAGTTTGATGGGTGGTCGGGGCAATGCCATCAGTTCGTTCCTGGGAGTGATTATCATTGCCGTCCTGCAGACGGGATTGAGTCGCATGTCAGTCGAAGATGAGAATAAACAGATCATCACCGGCGCGGTCATCATTGTCGCCGTTTTATTGGATACCGTTCGACGTTCATTGGGACAGAAAAATGCATGA
- a CDS encoding sugar ABC transporter ATP-binding protein: MQTVLRLEEIVKRYGSVTVLDRVSLDVRCGEIHALLGANGAGKSTLCKIISGLITATSGRMELHGDSFAPAGKQAAEHAGVQIVQQELNQVATLSVAENILLNRLPAKFGVIDRKTLDARARQALDRFGLDDVDTEAIMGGLGVGRQQMVEIATALDRQCQLLILDEPTAALSVGETDRLFERLHQLRRDGVAIIYISHRLDEVAQMADRVTVLRDGKVVTTQDAKSLTTDQMVQWMSGVSSQSADHSFETHRTDERALAVDGLTGGMVDNVTFEVARGERLGIAGLVGSGRTELIRLIFGADVASSGSVSVGTDGSPTTFKHPKQAVAAGLAMVTEDRKQNGLLLSQSIRMNSTICALGKRFSTGGIILGSREIQATEAMIDSLDTQCNDIDQAVRTLSGGNQQKVAVAKWLIADAEILFFDEPTRGIDVAARNRLYDLFESLAKQGKAIVIVSSDLDELTETCDRIGVMSAGKWVTDFERGHWTDEAIMQAAFSQYRAKATNLD, translated from the coding sequence ATGCAGACCGTGCTTCGCCTGGAGGAGATCGTCAAACGCTACGGCTCGGTCACAGTGCTGGATCGGGTTTCGCTGGATGTCCGTTGTGGCGAGATCCATGCGTTGCTCGGTGCCAACGGTGCCGGCAAGAGCACCCTCTGCAAGATCATCTCAGGATTGATCACCGCCACCTCGGGCAGGATGGAGCTGCACGGTGACTCGTTTGCCCCCGCTGGAAAGCAAGCTGCTGAGCACGCCGGTGTCCAAATCGTTCAGCAAGAACTCAATCAAGTGGCCACACTCAGCGTCGCGGAGAACATCTTGCTGAATCGTTTGCCCGCCAAGTTCGGAGTGATCGATCGAAAAACGCTGGATGCCCGAGCACGACAGGCCTTGGACCGATTCGGTTTGGATGACGTTGACACCGAAGCCATCATGGGTGGCTTGGGCGTCGGGCGACAACAGATGGTCGAGATCGCGACGGCGTTGGACCGACAGTGCCAACTATTGATATTGGACGAACCCACCGCCGCGTTGAGCGTCGGAGAAACGGATCGCCTGTTTGAACGGCTGCATCAATTGCGTCGTGACGGTGTCGCAATCATTTACATCAGTCATCGACTCGACGAAGTGGCTCAAATGGCAGATCGCGTCACAGTACTGCGGGACGGAAAGGTTGTGACGACGCAAGATGCCAAATCGCTGACGACCGACCAGATGGTTCAATGGATGAGCGGCGTTTCCTCTCAGTCCGCAGACCATTCCTTTGAAACCCACCGAACCGATGAGCGAGCGTTGGCGGTCGATGGCTTGACCGGAGGTATGGTCGATAACGTCACGTTTGAAGTCGCACGCGGAGAACGACTCGGCATCGCCGGCCTGGTCGGGTCAGGCCGCACCGAGTTGATCCGACTGATTTTTGGCGCCGATGTGGCAAGCTCCGGCAGTGTGTCGGTTGGCACAGACGGCAGCCCCACAACGTTCAAGCATCCCAAACAAGCGGTCGCGGCGGGCCTGGCCATGGTGACGGAAGATCGTAAGCAGAACGGACTCTTACTGTCACAATCCATTCGAATGAACTCGACGATCTGTGCACTCGGCAAGCGATTTTCCACAGGGGGAATCATTCTTGGTTCCCGCGAAATCCAGGCCACCGAAGCGATGATTGATTCGCTGGACACACAGTGCAACGACATCGACCAAGCAGTGAGGACGCTCAGTGGCGGCAATCAACAGAAAGTTGCGGTGGCAAAATGGCTGATCGCTGATGCGGAGATTCTGTTCTTTGACGAACCCACGCGGGGCATCGACGTGGCAGCGAGAAATCGACTCTACGATTTATTTGAATCCTTGGCAAAGCAGGGCAAGGCGATCGTGATCGTCAGCAGTGATCTGGATGAGTTGACTGAAACCTGTGACCGCATCGGCGTCATGTCCGCTGGCAAGTGGGTGACAGATTTTGAACGGGGACACTGGACGGACGAAGCGATCATGCAAGCCGCGTTCTCGCAGTATCGAGCCAAAGCAACCAATCTGGACTGA
- a CDS encoding sugar ABC transporter substrate-binding protein — MKRYKKRMVIPLLVMAFVMLAGCSSKTTSSSQADPSSPEKPKIGLIMKSLANEFFSTMADGAVAHQAAHSDQYDLHVEGLKDERDISRQVALVQEMVASGVDAIVIAPADSKALIPALRRAKKDGIVVVNIDNRLSPEMLEEESLQIPFVGPDNKAGAKSVGAYLANKLQPGDGVAILEGLQTSDNGRMRKAGFDEAMNEAGMKIIDSQSAQWEMSNANTIASSMLSEHPEIKAILAANDSMAMGAVAAAKSVGRSDDLLIVGFDNIDAAAQAIRDGKILATADQHADKLAVFGIEAALKLLADPNSTLSDVETPVDLVTAETLQ, encoded by the coding sequence ATGAAACGATACAAGAAACGGATGGTGATTCCCCTTCTCGTGATGGCCTTCGTCATGCTCGCTGGATGTTCATCCAAGACAACGTCATCGAGTCAAGCCGACCCTTCGTCGCCAGAGAAACCCAAGATCGGTTTGATCATGAAATCGCTGGCCAACGAATTCTTTTCGACCATGGCCGACGGTGCGGTGGCCCATCAAGCGGCTCACAGTGATCAGTATGACTTGCACGTCGAGGGACTCAAAGACGAACGCGACATCAGCCGCCAAGTCGCGTTGGTTCAAGAAATGGTGGCCAGTGGTGTCGACGCGATCGTCATCGCACCGGCCGACTCCAAAGCACTCATTCCCGCTCTGCGGCGTGCTAAGAAAGACGGGATCGTGGTCGTCAACATCGACAATCGCTTGAGTCCCGAAATGCTGGAAGAGGAAAGCTTGCAGATTCCGTTCGTCGGTCCAGACAACAAAGCCGGTGCGAAATCGGTTGGTGCCTACTTGGCAAACAAGCTGCAACCCGGCGACGGCGTGGCGATCTTGGAAGGCCTGCAGACCTCTGACAATGGCCGAATGCGAAAGGCTGGATTTGATGAAGCGATGAACGAAGCCGGCATGAAAATCATCGACAGTCAATCCGCACAATGGGAAATGAGCAATGCCAACACGATCGCCTCCTCGATGTTGAGCGAACACCCCGAGATCAAAGCGATCTTGGCCGCCAACGACAGCATGGCGATGGGCGCTGTCGCGGCAGCAAAAAGTGTTGGCCGATCCGACGACCTGTTGATCGTCGGCTTTGACAACATCGACGCAGCCGCTCAAGCGATCCGCGACGGCAAGATCCTCGCGACGGCCGACCAACATGCCGACAAGCTAGCCGTGTTCGGAATCGAAGCGGCGCTCAAACTGCTGGCCGATCCCAACAGCACGCTCAGCGATGTCGAGACACCGGTTGACTTGGTCACTGCAGAAACGCTGCAGTAG
- the rbsK gene encoding ribokinase, translating to MTETLLSDQHDATSSKSTAIAVVGSINMDLVIGCQALPRPGETVTASGSREVNGGKGANQAVAAARAGGNVSMIGRVGDDSFAERLVEQLRREAIDCASVMRSTDCASGLAVVAVEESGQNAIMVVPNANGQVSPEDVRKHAALLANADVVLLQLEIPIDAVLESIRIAHENGARIILDPAPVPTPWDDALLQVDLVCPNETEASAITGLPVSTVTQAEAAARQLHARGAAHVAITMGDRGTVLLTDGIVHTVAPYPIKAIDTTAAGDAFAGALAVWWAETNDLIRSVQLANAAGAIAASRMGAQTGIGTRSEIIELWSQTK from the coding sequence ATGACCGAAACGCTTCTCTCTGATCAGCACGACGCCACATCGTCGAAAAGCACGGCGATCGCTGTTGTCGGCTCGATCAACATGGACTTGGTTATCGGCTGTCAGGCCTTGCCGAGGCCTGGGGAGACCGTGACCGCATCGGGCTCTCGCGAAGTTAACGGCGGAAAGGGCGCCAACCAAGCCGTGGCGGCGGCCCGCGCCGGTGGCAACGTGAGCATGATCGGTCGGGTGGGCGACGATTCGTTCGCCGAACGATTGGTGGAACAACTGCGGCGTGAAGCCATTGATTGCGCGAGCGTGATGCGGTCAACCGACTGCGCCAGTGGTTTGGCCGTCGTGGCCGTCGAGGAAAGTGGACAAAATGCGATCATGGTGGTCCCCAACGCCAACGGACAAGTGTCTCCAGAGGATGTCAGGAAACACGCCGCATTGCTCGCAAACGCGGATGTCGTTTTGCTGCAATTGGAAATCCCCATCGACGCGGTTCTGGAAAGCATTCGCATCGCCCATGAGAATGGCGCTCGTATCATCCTGGATCCCGCTCCCGTTCCGACACCTTGGGACGACGCTTTGCTGCAAGTCGACTTGGTTTGCCCGAACGAAACAGAAGCCTCCGCGATCACAGGATTGCCCGTATCGACTGTCACGCAAGCTGAGGCGGCAGCGAGGCAGCTGCACGCCCGCGGCGCCGCCCATGTCGCCATCACGATGGGTGATCGCGGCACGGTATTACTAACGGATGGGATCGTCCACACGGTTGCACCCTACCCGATCAAAGCGATCGATACGACGGCTGCCGGGGACGCATTCGCCGGAGCGTTGGCGGTATGGTGGGCCGAAACGAATGACTTGATCCGATCCGTTCAATTGGCCAACGCGGCCGGCGCGATCGCGGCATCCCGCATGGGGGCTCAAACCGGCATCGGAACACGCAGCGAAATCATTGAACTCTGGAGTCAAACGAAATGA
- a CDS encoding endonuclease/exonuclease/phosphatase family protein, with product MRPLFVLALITVVLLSVIAIGSLLTISNDPHWFIRGWDFPHVQLVAITVVLAVIYLVAAKMWFSTNALHPGWHWTVGSLVTVILGWLAYGIMPYTPIMPVQTMPAADWNDDRKLRLVVSNVEMENTEYELWMKTIAEADPDIAIILEVDERWMSAIEPLRKKYDHEIACPQDNWYGMLLLSRFPILDHEIRFRVCDDVPSIDAVVQLPSGDSVRMLAVHPRPPEPIRDNDSKARDAELTLYGRDLEGFDQPAIIGGDLNDVAWSSTTRLFLRLSKMLDPRRGRGFFNSFNANHWWMRFPLDHVFHSQHFTLRRIERLGYVGSDHFPMLLELQCEPARKHEQEPLEERDTDKQEASELITRGLAES from the coding sequence TTGCGACCATTGTTTGTTCTCGCGTTGATTACCGTTGTCTTGCTGAGCGTGATCGCCATTGGATCTCTGCTGACGATCAGCAATGATCCCCACTGGTTCATTCGCGGATGGGATTTTCCTCACGTTCAATTGGTGGCCATCACGGTTGTCTTGGCCGTGATCTATCTTGTCGCCGCCAAAATGTGGTTTTCGACCAATGCCCTGCATCCGGGCTGGCACTGGACCGTCGGCTCGCTGGTCACAGTGATTCTCGGTTGGTTGGCGTACGGCATCATGCCCTACACGCCGATCATGCCCGTTCAGACCATGCCGGCTGCGGATTGGAACGACGATCGCAAACTGCGGTTGGTGGTCTCCAATGTCGAGATGGAGAACACCGAATATGAACTGTGGATGAAAACGATCGCTGAGGCCGATCCGGACATCGCGATCATCTTGGAAGTCGATGAGCGTTGGATGTCAGCGATTGAACCACTACGCAAGAAGTACGATCACGAGATCGCTTGCCCGCAAGACAACTGGTACGGCATGCTGTTGCTGTCAAGATTTCCTATCCTGGACCACGAGATCCGATTCCGGGTATGTGACGACGTTCCATCGATCGATGCGGTGGTGCAGTTGCCATCGGGTGACAGCGTTCGAATGCTGGCGGTGCATCCACGACCACCGGAACCGATTCGCGACAACGATTCGAAAGCCCGCGATGCCGAATTGACACTCTACGGTCGCGACTTAGAAGGATTTGATCAACCCGCTATTATCGGTGGCGACTTGAATGACGTTGCCTGGTCTTCCACCACACGACTGTTTCTACGACTGAGCAAGATGTTGGACCCACGCCGAGGCCGTGGGTTCTTCAACTCGTTCAACGCCAATCACTGGTGGATGCGATTTCCATTGGATCATGTGTTCCACTCGCAACATTTCACACTTCGACGCATCGAGCGACTCGGCTATGTCGGCTCCGATCACTTCCCCATGCTGCTGGAACTGCAATGCGAACCTGCCCGCAAACACGAGCAGGAACCCTTGGAGGAGCGAGACACCGACAAGCAAGAAGCGAGCGAATTGATCACCCGCGGCCTAGCCGAATCGTAA
- a CDS encoding Na/Pi cotransporter family protein: MIFTLAGGLGIFLLGMKNMSDGMQAVAGNSLRRLIGAVTNHRILATTVGVIVTCIVQSSSITTVMVVGFVNSGVMGLAQGIGVIMGANIGTTITGWILVLKVGKYGLPLLGFSAFAYLFSKGERWRYWAMFLMGIGMVFFGLEIMKNACATIKDIPEFEAWFARFNADSYLGVLKCAAVGCILTTLVQSSSATLGITISLATQGVISYPTAAALVLGENIGTTITAFLASLGTTTHARRAAYFHVIFNLFGVLWITLIFQWYIRLIQTVIGVDVSESVTVDGVESFPNVVAAIAATHSVFNIANTLLFLPFVTPMVRFLEWAVPSRSFKEKPRLTDLDVLILETPLLAIEQSRKEILKMGDGCIKMLDWLHQLMNQDEPDKALANRLKQREQILDTVQDEVAEFVTGLLSSGNISHATAEEARRQLRITDEYESISDYIANLDKFDRKLRRDGFRFSDSQRADLGQLNDNVSQYVAAVHAGLANDNRNVLAATNAAAKRIRDEVKSLRHKHLEELSTGPMVPVVSVAFLAALNAYGRVRDHAHNIAETIAHGK; encoded by the coding sequence ATGATCTTCACGCTCGCCGGCGGACTGGGGATTTTCCTCTTGGGGATGAAAAACATGTCTGATGGCATGCAGGCCGTGGCGGGCAATAGTCTCCGTCGGTTGATCGGCGCGGTGACAAATCACCGCATTCTGGCCACCACGGTCGGCGTGATCGTGACCTGTATTGTGCAATCCAGTTCCATCACAACGGTGATGGTCGTGGGTTTCGTCAACAGCGGTGTGATGGGATTGGCGCAGGGGATTGGAGTGATCATGGGTGCCAACATTGGCACCACGATCACCGGGTGGATCTTGGTGCTCAAGGTAGGTAAATATGGCTTACCCTTGCTTGGCTTTTCGGCCTTCGCTTATCTGTTTTCCAAAGGTGAGCGTTGGCGTTACTGGGCGATGTTTTTGATGGGCATCGGCATGGTCTTCTTTGGCCTGGAGATCATGAAGAATGCCTGTGCGACGATCAAGGACATCCCAGAATTTGAAGCCTGGTTCGCGAGATTCAACGCCGATAGTTATCTGGGCGTGCTGAAGTGCGCCGCAGTCGGCTGCATTCTTACAACGCTGGTCCAATCGTCGTCGGCAACACTGGGGATCACCATCTCTCTGGCGACGCAAGGGGTCATATCCTATCCCACGGCGGCGGCCCTCGTGTTAGGCGAAAACATTGGAACGACCATTACCGCCTTTCTGGCATCGTTGGGAACGACGACACATGCTCGACGCGCGGCATACTTTCACGTCATCTTCAACTTGTTCGGCGTTCTATGGATCACACTCATTTTTCAATGGTACATCCGTTTGATCCAAACCGTCATCGGTGTTGATGTGTCCGAATCGGTCACGGTCGATGGGGTGGAGTCGTTCCCCAATGTCGTTGCAGCTATTGCTGCAACACACAGTGTTTTCAATATCGCCAACACACTCTTGTTCTTGCCTTTTGTAACACCGATGGTCCGCTTTCTGGAATGGGCAGTACCGTCGCGATCGTTCAAGGAAAAGCCGCGATTGACAGATCTCGATGTGCTCATTCTCGAAACGCCGTTGTTGGCAATTGAGCAGTCTCGCAAGGAAATTCTCAAGATGGGCGACGGCTGCATCAAGATGCTGGATTGGCTGCATCAACTCATGAACCAGGACGAACCCGACAAAGCACTAGCGAATCGTTTGAAGCAACGCGAACAGATTCTCGATACCGTCCAGGATGAAGTCGCTGAGTTTGTCACTGGGCTCCTTTCATCCGGCAATATCTCGCACGCGACTGCGGAAGAGGCTCGGCGGCAACTGCGGATCACCGACGAATACGAATCCATCAGTGACTACATTGCCAACCTTGACAAGTTCGACCGTAAACTTCGCCGCGACGGATTCCGTTTTTCTGATTCCCAGCGGGCCGATTTGGGGCAACTCAATGATAATGTTTCTCAGTATGTTGCGGCTGTTCACGCTGGCTTGGCGAACGACAACCGCAATGTGCTAGCGGCTACGAACGCGGCCGCCAAGCGAATCCGCGACGAAGTCAAATCGCTGCGTCACAAACACCTGGAGGAATTGTCGACCGGCCCCATGGTTCCCGTGGTGAGCGTCGCGTTCCTGGCCGCGTTGAATGCTTACGGAAGGGTTCGAGACCACGCCCACAATATCGCAGAGACCATTGCGCACGGTAAGTAA